One stretch of Lachnospiraceae bacterium oral taxon 096 DNA includes these proteins:
- a CDS encoding glycoside hydrolase family 13 protein, whose protein sequence is MEFASVYHRTSEQMSYPLDEDRLIVNLKTGYDVEKVFIHYGDPFEAGILGGKEKWTGKREEIVHKKRLSHQIWWTTTLFPFYKRCKYFFELHTKDQVWYYFEDGFLTKEQFHMDGRMLQCFIVPWMNPADINRTPTWVNDTIWYQIFPDRFCNGTPEKNGDDITPWRDHGSVTNHEKFGGNLEGIRQKLGYLQELGITGIYLNPIMEASSNHKYDTTDYTKIDPAFGNSDIMKSLCREAHERGIHIMVDAVFNHCGRKFAPWLDVLEHGKDSRYADWFMVENWDEIGKRADTRDRRFYSFAFTDGMPKLNTNNDEVIEYFCKVCEDWIKEFGIDGIRFDVGNEVSHRFLKRIRTHLKAIKPDIYLLGEIWHDASQWLQGDEYDSVMNYPLLSGIHDFFIDKTMKKDEFEYMVNRCYTMYMQQNNNVLFNLLDSHDTERLMNRFHNLDKFYQQLAILFTLPGSPCIYYGTEIAMEGAHDPDCRRCMPWSEIDSQENQKKIATMRSLIMLRRKEKTCRSPHFHFPHSYENERCVEYIKIDEDGNKMEVLINASNETVKVRGEGEVLFAYEFDGETLGQDGILIRRI, encoded by the coding sequence ATGGAATTTGCCAGTGTGTATCATAGAACATCAGAACAGATGAGTTACCCCCTGGATGAAGACAGATTGATTGTAAACCTCAAAACAGGATATGATGTAGAAAAAGTTTTTATTCACTATGGAGACCCTTTTGAGGCTGGAATTCTTGGGGGAAAGGAAAAATGGACTGGAAAGAGAGAAGAAATTGTTCATAAAAAGCGTCTGTCACATCAGATTTGGTGGACAACTACACTTTTTCCATTTTATAAGAGATGCAAGTATTTTTTTGAATTGCATACAAAGGATCAGGTTTGGTACTATTTTGAAGATGGTTTTTTGACCAAAGAACAATTTCATATGGACGGTCGAATGTTACAGTGCTTTATTGTACCATGGATGAACCCAGCAGACATCAACCGCACACCTACATGGGTAAATGATACAATCTGGTATCAAATTTTTCCAGACAGATTTTGTAATGGAACACCAGAAAAAAATGGTGATGACATCACACCGTGGAGAGATCACGGAAGTGTGACAAATCATGAAAAATTTGGGGGAAATTTAGAGGGCATTCGCCAAAAATTGGGCTATTTACAGGAGTTAGGAATTACGGGAATTTATTTAAATCCAATTATGGAGGCCTCTTCGAATCACAAGTATGACACAACCGATTATACAAAAATCGACCCAGCTTTTGGAAATAGTGATATAATGAAATCACTTTGCAGGGAAGCTCATGAAAGAGGAATCCATATTATGGTGGATGCGGTGTTTAACCATTGTGGAAGAAAATTTGCCCCTTGGCTCGATGTTCTAGAGCATGGAAAAGATTCTCGCTATGCAGATTGGTTTATGGTTGAAAATTGGGATGAAATTGGAAAGAGAGCAGATACTAGGGATCGACGCTTTTATTCTTTTGCATTTACAGATGGTATGCCTAAGCTAAATACCAATAACGATGAAGTTATTGAATATTTTTGTAAGGTCTGTGAGGATTGGATCAAGGAATTTGGTATTGATGGCATTCGATTTGATGTGGGAAATGAAGTATCTCATCGATTTTTAAAGCGAATCAGGACGCATTTAAAGGCAATAAAGCCCGATATTTATTTGCTTGGGGAGATCTGGCATGATGCAAGTCAGTGGCTACAGGGAGATGAATATGATTCGGTAATGAATTATCCTTTGCTCAGTGGCATCCATGACTTTTTTATTGACAAAACAATGAAAAAGGATGAATTTGAATATATGGTCAATCGCTGCTATACTATGTATATGCAGCAAAATAACAATGTACTTTTCAATTTGTTGGATTCTCACGACACAGAGCGGTTGATGAATCGCTTCCATAATCTGGATAAGTTTTATCAGCAATTGGCCATTCTCTTTACACTTCCAGGAAGTCCGTGCATCTACTATGGCACAGAGATTGCAATGGAAGGGGCACATGATCCAGATTGTAGAAGGTGTATGCCGTGGAGTGAGATTGATAGTCAAGAAAATCAGAAAAAGATTGCCACGATGCGCAGCTTGATTATGCTCAGAAGAAAGGAAAAGACCTGCAGAAGTCCGCATTTTCATTTTCCACACAGCTATGAAAATGAGCGATGCGTAGAATATATCAAGATTGACGAGGATGGAAATAAGATGGAAGTTCTCATCAATGCCTCAAATGAGACTGTCAAAGTGAGAGGCGAAGGAGAGGTGCTTTTTGCATATGAATTTGACGGAGAGACTCTTGGTCAAGATGGAATCTTAATCCGTAGAATTTAG
- the pulA gene encoding type I pullulanase produces the protein MRDRVELKKYYSSRAFLKNFVYDGNDLGVECNEDKTTFRLWSPEAEGVILNLYHAGNGEKAYRQIPMEAKEKGVWSWETDEELHGVYYDYLISRDGEKVLTADPYAKACGVNGLRSMAVNLKKTDPEGWEKEQSPEEGEERIVYELHVKEFSWDKSGGFPEEYRGKYKAFTCKHTTLNNDGIHPTGLDYLKELGVTHIQIMPMYDYGSVDEDGDDTEFNWGYDPVNYNVPEGSYATDAKHGEVRIKEMKEMIQSIHEAGFGVIMDVVYNHTYSLDSWLQKTLPWYFYRVFPDGTISNGSACGNDVASERAMCGKYILDSVLYWAKEYHIDGFRFDLMGLLDVDLMNRIRKEFDLQYGKGKKIIYGEPWAATKTAVEGRKKLAKKNNIGLLDENVGAFCDSTRDGIKGSALKPKKAGFINGAQKKEDEMLASVMAWCANPYQARGWKNVKAPSQIVTYVSAHDNHTLWDKLKETVPEEECMRLNKMAAAVYMTCQGTLFFLSGEEFARTKDGLDNTFNAPISLNCLKWEQAWQNHELVHYYQGLIALRKKISGLCDKSEDSDKKITDIWKEKQIVGFTVNNDEGCLWSQVKVIYNASKKAFLCDLDGNWELLCDGNDSWCFEKEIHVDGQVEVSAQSVVILGRK, from the coding sequence ATGAGAGATAGAGTAGAACTAAAGAAGTATTATTCTTCAAGGGCATTCCTTAAAAATTTTGTTTATGATGGGAATGATCTTGGGGTAGAATGTAATGAGGATAAAACAACCTTCCGTCTGTGGTCACCAGAGGCGGAAGGTGTCATCTTAAATTTGTATCATGCAGGAAATGGCGAAAAAGCTTATCGACAGATTCCAATGGAAGCAAAAGAAAAGGGAGTATGGAGCTGGGAGACAGATGAAGAACTTCACGGGGTATACTATGACTATTTAATTTCCAGAGATGGTGAGAAAGTCCTGACAGCAGATCCCTATGCAAAGGCGTGTGGAGTGAATGGACTGCGCAGTATGGCAGTAAATTTAAAAAAGACCGACCCTGAGGGATGGGAAAAGGAACAATCACCTGAAGAAGGTGAAGAAAGAATCGTCTATGAGCTTCATGTAAAAGAATTTTCTTGGGATAAGTCGGGTGGTTTTCCTGAGGAATATCGCGGAAAGTACAAGGCATTTACTTGTAAGCATACAACATTAAATAATGACGGGATTCATCCAACAGGTCTTGATTATCTGAAAGAGCTGGGGGTAACCCATATTCAGATTATGCCAATGTATGACTATGGGTCAGTGGATGAAGATGGAGATGACACGGAATTTAACTGGGGATATGATCCAGTCAATTACAATGTGCCAGAGGGATCCTATGCGACCGATGCAAAACATGGTGAGGTTCGCATCAAGGAGATGAAGGAGATGATCCAGTCGATCCATGAAGCAGGATTTGGTGTCATTATGGATGTGGTCTACAATCACACATATTCGCTGGATTCATGGCTTCAGAAGACATTGCCTTGGTATTTTTACCGAGTATTTCCAGATGGAACGATTTCTAATGGTTCAGCTTGCGGAAATGATGTGGCCAGTGAGAGAGCAATGTGCGGAAAATATATTCTGGACTCGGTGCTTTATTGGGCCAAGGAATATCATATTGATGGTTTCCGCTTTGACTTGATGGGACTGTTGGATGTAGATTTGATGAATCGAATCAGAAAAGAATTCGATCTTCAATATGGCAAGGGAAAAAAGATTATTTATGGTGAGCCGTGGGCAGCGACAAAGACAGCAGTAGAAGGAAGAAAAAAGTTAGCGAAAAAGAATAATATCGGACTTTTAGATGAAAATGTCGGTGCTTTTTGTGACAGTACTCGTGATGGTATTAAGGGATCTGCACTCAAACCAAAAAAGGCAGGTTTTATCAATGGGGCACAGAAAAAAGAAGATGAGATGTTGGCCAGTGTGATGGCATGGTGTGCAAATCCATATCAGGCAAGGGGATGGAAAAATGTAAAGGCTCCTTCCCAGATTGTCACCTATGTATCGGCACATGACAATCATACTTTGTGGGATAAGTTAAAGGAGACTGTCCCAGAAGAGGAATGTATGCGACTCAATAAGATGGCCGCTGCAGTCTATATGACCTGCCAGGGAACATTGTTCTTTTTGTCAGGAGAAGAGTTTGCTAGAACAAAAGATGGACTAGATAATACATTTAATGCTCCAATTTCATTGAATTGCCTAAAATGGGAACAGGCATGGCAAAACCACGAATTGGTTCATTACTATCAGGGATTGATTGCACTGAGAAAAAAGATTTCTGGACTTTGTGATAAATCTGAGGATAGCGATAAAAAGATCACGGATATCTGGAAAGAAAAGCAGATTGTCGGTTTTACGGTGAACAATGATGAGGGTTGCTTGTGGTCTCAGGTAAAGGTGATTTACAATGCATCAAAGAAAGCTTTCTTGTGTGACTTAGATGGAAATTGGGAACTTTTGTGTGATGGAAATGACAGTTGGTGCTTTGAAAAAGAGATTCATGTAGATGGACAGGTAGAAGTTAGTGCACAGAGTGTAGTCATACTTGGACGAAAGTAG
- a CDS encoding sugar ABC transporter permease, which yields MAGKKLQSAKQKRMIDNTIVHIVLAVLAVIWLFPIFWVILTSFRAEKGSYVSTFFPKAFTLSNYAKLFSDTSILNFPQMFMNTLFIAICSCILSAFYVLAVSYCLSRLKFKLRKPYMNMAMVLGLFPGFMSMIAVYFILKAMGLTQGSLIKLALILCYSGGAGLGFQIAKGFFDTIPTAIDEAALLDGCTRWQIFSKITLPLSKPIIVYTVLTSFMAPWLDFIFAKVICRANSDQYTIAIGLWKMLEKEYIDSWYTSFAAGAVLISIPIAILFLCMQKYYVNGVSGAVKG from the coding sequence ATGGCAGGAAAGAAATTACAATCTGCAAAGCAGAAGAGGATGATCGACAATACCATTGTGCATATTGTGCTTGCGGTGTTGGCTGTCATTTGGCTTTTCCCTATCTTTTGGGTAATCCTTACAAGTTTCCGTGCGGAAAAAGGCTCTTATGTATCAACCTTCTTCCCAAAAGCGTTTACACTTAGTAATTATGCAAAGTTATTTTCTGATACATCAATTTTGAACTTTCCACAAATGTTTATGAACACCTTGTTTATTGCCATTTGTTCTTGTATTTTGTCTGCATTCTATGTACTTGCAGTGTCTTACTGCTTGTCTAGATTGAAGTTTAAGTTGAGAAAGCCTTATATGAACATGGCCATGGTTCTTGGATTGTTCCCAGGATTTATGTCCATGATCGCAGTGTACTTTATTTTGAAAGCGATGGGACTTACTCAGGGAAGTCTCATTAAGTTGGCATTGATCTTGTGTTACTCTGGAGGTGCAGGACTTGGCTTTCAGATTGCAAAGGGATTTTTTGACACCATTCCAACAGCGATTGATGAGGCTGCACTTTTGGATGGATGTACGAGATGGCAGATTTTCTCAAAAATCACATTGCCATTGAGTAAACCAATCATTGTCTATACAGTTTTAACATCATTTATGGCTCCATGGCTTGACTTCATCTTTGCAAAGGTTATTTGTAGAGCAAATTCTGACCAGTATACGATTGCTATTGGACTTTGGAAAATGCTGGAGAAGGAATATATTGATAGTTGGTACACCAGCTTCGCAGCAGGTGCAGTGTTGATTTCTATTCCAATTGCGATCTTATTCTTATGTATGCAGAAGTATTATGTCAATGGCGTATCAGGTGCAGTTAAGGGATAA